Proteins encoded by one window of Chrysemys picta bellii isolate R12L10 chromosome 10, ASM1138683v2, whole genome shotgun sequence:
- the LOC135973890 gene encoding uncharacterized protein LOC135973890, which produces MESSQDRKRAPAWTEREVRDLLAIWGDEAVIAELRSSKRNGKVLEKISKAMKDRGHNRDTQQCRVKIKALRQAYHKAREANGRSGAEPQTCRYYAELHAILGGAATTTPTVCYDSLTGETHREDGSGNEEDDDGGTVGSSQQQGSGETGFPNSQDMFVTLDLEPVTPELTQDPQGTQETSAANVSPSQRLVNIRKRKRRTRDEMFTELQMSAQADRAQQNAWRQSMTEMRKAQYEREERWRAESREEQSKWRAEDDRWRQLADRRQEAMLRLLEHQTDMLERMVELQERQQEQRPPLQPLCNQQPSSPSSIASSPRRPRTRWGGLRPPSHSTPDDRPSIRRLAFNKS; this is translated from the exons atggagtcctcccaggatcgcaaaagagctccagcatggaccgaacgggaggtacgagatctgctcgccatatggggagatgaagcagtgatagctgaactccgtagcagtaaaagaaatggaaaagtattagaaaagatctccaaggccatgaaggaccgaggccataacagggacacacagcagtgccgcgtgaaaattaaggcgctacggcaagcttaccacaaagccagagaagcaaacggaaggtccggggcagagccgcaaacttgccgctactacgcggagctgcatgcgatcctagggggtgcagccaccactaccccaaccgtgtgctatgactctctcactggagaaacacacagggaagacggttcggggaacgaggaagatgacgatggaggtactgtaggtagctcacagcagcaaggaagcggagaaaccggtttccccaacagccaggatatgtttgtgaccctggacctggaaccagtaacccccgaactcacccaagaccctcagggcacacaggagacctctg ctgcaaatgtttctccttcgcagaggctcgtgaacattagaaagagaaaacgtaggacgagggacgagatgttcacggagctgcagatgtccgcccaggctgatagagcacagcagaatgcgtggaggcagtcaatgacggagatgagaaaagcccaatatgaacgagaggagaggtggcgggctgaatcgcgggaagaacagagcaagtggcgggctgaagacgataggtggcgtcagcttgcagacagacggcaagaggcaatgctccgtctgctggagcatcaaactgatatgctcgagcgtatggttgagttgcaggaaaggcagcaggagcagagaccgccgctacagcccctgtgtaaccaacaaccctcctccccaagttccatagcctcctcacccagacgcccaagaacacggtgggggggcctccgtccacccagtcactccaccccagatgatcgcccaagcatcagaaggctggccttcaataagagttaa